The following are from one region of the Halorussus rarus genome:
- a CDS encoding archaemetzincin family Zn-dependent metalloprotease, which produces MLVDVVPVGDLSATVKRQASTALRSVYDCEVTIHDAQPIPTGAHDEKRDQYRAEEFIELAGRVGSGEKNIAITPKDLFYRRRNYVFGLAYLDGNGSVISTYRLQTSSDGGFSNRSASEIFDDRVRKEVVHEIGHTLGLEHCDNKRCVMNFSPTVREVDVKEENLCGSCQRDVM; this is translated from the coding sequence ATGCTCGTTGACGTCGTCCCGGTCGGGGATCTCTCTGCGACAGTCAAGCGACAGGCCTCGACCGCCCTGCGCTCGGTCTACGACTGCGAGGTCACTATCCACGACGCCCAGCCGATTCCGACCGGGGCCCACGACGAGAAGCGCGACCAGTACCGCGCCGAGGAGTTCATCGAACTCGCGGGCCGCGTGGGGTCGGGGGAGAAGAACATCGCCATCACGCCCAAGGACCTCTTCTACCGCCGCCGCAACTACGTGTTCGGTCTCGCCTACCTCGACGGGAACGGGAGCGTCATCTCGACGTACCGACTCCAGACCTCCAGCGACGGGGGGTTCTCGAACCGGAGCGCGAGCGAGATCTTCGACGACCGGGTCCGCAAGGAGGTCGTCCACGAGATCGGCCACACGCTCGGACTCGAACACTGCGACAACAAGCGCTGCGTCATGAACTTCTCGCCGACCGTCCGCGAGGTCGACGTCAAGGAGGAGAACCTCTGTGGCTCCTGCCAGCGCGACGTGATGTAA
- a CDS encoding TIGR01548 family HAD-type hydrolase, whose protein sequence is MQADAVVLDIDGVVVDVADSYRRAIVESIERVHGDTIEESTIQAFKDAGGFNNDWELTYAAALFVLARREGLDLDVGAFTDRIAARRAEGDEPGAADGLDAAEAVVDEALSSAARERARADWNPARLREVFQQLYLGAELYADIEGGEPDLDASGFIHDEPVLLDDETLDRLADYPLGVVTGRPAAEADIAQRRAGLDVPDDRRFTMDDWAEGKPHPRALTTLAERFGAGSVVFVGDTLDDVRTARNAADEDPDRDYFGVGVLTGGLTGQAGRRKYEAAGADAVVDSVNDLPELLG, encoded by the coding sequence ATGCAAGCAGACGCGGTCGTGCTGGACATCGACGGAGTCGTCGTGGACGTGGCCGACTCCTACCGACGCGCCATCGTGGAGTCGATAGAGCGCGTCCACGGCGACACCATCGAGGAGTCGACCATCCAGGCCTTCAAGGATGCGGGCGGCTTCAACAACGACTGGGAGCTCACCTACGCCGCGGCGCTGTTCGTGCTCGCGCGCCGCGAGGGGCTCGACCTGGACGTCGGGGCGTTCACCGACCGGATCGCGGCCCGGCGAGCCGAGGGCGACGAACCCGGGGCCGCCGACGGGCTCGACGCCGCCGAGGCCGTCGTCGACGAGGCCCTCTCATCGGCGGCCCGCGAGCGCGCCAGGGCGGACTGGAATCCCGCGCGCCTCCGCGAGGTGTTCCAGCAGCTCTACCTCGGCGCGGAGCTGTACGCGGACATCGAAGGCGGAGAGCCCGACCTCGACGCGTCCGGCTTCATCCACGACGAACCCGTCCTGCTCGATGACGAGACGCTGGACCGACTCGCCGACTACCCCCTCGGCGTGGTCACCGGACGCCCCGCCGCCGAGGCGGACATCGCCCAGCGCCGGGCGGGCCTCGACGTGCCCGACGACCGCCGGTTCACGATGGACGACTGGGCCGAGGGCAAGCCCCACCCGCGGGCCCTGACGACGCTCGCCGAGCGGTTCGGAGCGGGGTCGGTCGTTTTCGTCGGCGACACGCTCGACGACGTCCGAACGGCCCGCAACGCCGCCGACGAGGACCCCGACCGCGACTACTTCGGCGTCGGCGTGCTGACCGGCGGGCTGACCGGGCAAGCGGGCCGCCGGAAGTACGAGGCGGCGGGCGCCGACGCGGTCGTCGACTCGGTCAACGACCTGCCGGAGCTGTTGGGGTAG
- a CDS encoding UPF0146 family protein, which translates to MRPRARRAIVGRLSDFERLVEVGVGNRPDVAGGLADAGKRVTATDVHPREVPAGVQFVRDDICDPDPAVYRDADAVYALNLPPELHRPALSVARDHGAAFLFTTLGGDQPAVSVARETLPGETLYVARR; encoded by the coding sequence GTGCGACCCCGAGCCCGTCGTGCCATCGTCGGCCGCCTGTCGGACTTCGAGCGACTGGTGGAGGTCGGGGTGGGCAACCGACCCGACGTGGCCGGCGGGCTGGCCGACGCCGGCAAGCGCGTCACCGCGACCGACGTCCACCCCCGCGAGGTGCCGGCCGGGGTCCAGTTCGTGCGCGACGACATATGCGACCCCGACCCAGCGGTCTACCGGGACGCCGACGCCGTCTACGCCCTCAACCTCCCGCCGGAGCTCCACCGGCCCGCGCTGTCGGTCGCGCGCGACCACGGCGCCGCCTTCCTGTTCACGACGCTGGGCGGCGACCAGCCCGCGGTGTCGGTCGCCCGCGAGACGCTCCCCGGCGAGACGCTGTACGTGGCGCGCCGGTAG
- a CDS encoding AN1-type zinc finger domain-containing protein — protein MGTCKRCGEKMTGDRGCSYCGNTYCPEHRLPEKHDCAGVKHWDVEGERFDSGFGGSE, from the coding sequence ATGGGCACCTGCAAGCGATGCGGCGAGAAGATGACGGGGGACCGAGGGTGTTCGTACTGCGGCAACACCTACTGCCCCGAGCACCGACTCCCCGAGAAACACGACTGCGCCGGAGTGAAGCACTGGGACGTCGAGGGCGAGCGCTTCGACAGCGGCTTCGGCGGTTCGGAGTGA
- a CDS encoding formate/nitrite transporter family protein, translating to MAVAPDPAEIFERAVEEGERRLDQSWLELASTSFIAGFTVVFGIVALGIVEAAVEPRFGHGIAKITGALAFGIALVFLVVGRTELFNENFFDPVAKAVEKDGSWMVGPLVRLWAVTFVLNLAGGALFVAVLSVDGALPSGAAEVLVAFANEVVHRRTAPEFVKGVVGGMLVTLLSFMLEAVDSVGSRIALAYVVGFLLTLGVFDHVIVTILHVVFGLFLGANIGLGELAVTTAVVTAGNFVGGLGLVTLTHVAQVKGARESGE from the coding sequence GTGGCAGTCGCACCCGATCCAGCAGAGATCTTCGAGCGGGCGGTCGAGGAGGGCGAGCGGCGACTCGATCAGTCGTGGCTCGAACTCGCCTCGACCAGCTTCATCGCGGGGTTCACCGTGGTGTTCGGCATCGTCGCGCTCGGCATCGTGGAAGCCGCGGTCGAGCCCCGGTTCGGCCACGGTATCGCGAAGATCACGGGCGCGCTCGCGTTCGGCATCGCGCTCGTCTTCCTGGTGGTGGGTCGCACTGAGCTGTTCAACGAGAACTTCTTCGACCCGGTCGCGAAGGCGGTCGAGAAGGACGGGTCGTGGATGGTCGGCCCGCTCGTCCGGCTGTGGGCGGTCACCTTCGTGCTCAACCTCGCCGGCGGCGCCCTCTTCGTCGCCGTCCTGTCGGTCGACGGCGCGCTCCCGTCCGGGGCGGCGGAGGTCCTGGTCGCCTTCGCCAACGAGGTCGTCCACCGGCGGACCGCGCCCGAGTTCGTGAAGGGCGTCGTCGGCGGGATGCTGGTCACGCTGCTGTCGTTCATGCTGGAGGCGGTCGACAGCGTCGGGAGCCGCATCGCGCTGGCCTACGTCGTGGGGTTCCTGCTGACGCTCGGCGTCTTCGACCACGTCATCGTCACGATACTCCACGTCGTCTTCGGGTTGTTCCTGGGCGCGAACATCGGCCTCGGCGAACTGGCGGTCACGACCGCCGTCGTCACGGCCGGCAACTTCGTGGGCGGCCTCGGACTGGTCACGCTCACGCACGTCGCGCAGGTGAAGGGGGCGCGGGAGTCGGGGGAGTAA